The Novosphingobium humi DNA window GTGCAGATGGGGCATCAGCCGCGCTTCCCCGGCCAGCAGATCGAACAATTCCTCGTCAATCTCCACCCCATCGACCGAGGACAGCCGCAGGCGCGCCAGTTCGGGCACCTCGCGCAGGATGGCGGAAACCAGAGCGCCCAGACGCAGCCCGAAATCCTGGCCCCACGAGGTCAAATCCACCCCCGTCAGTACCACTTCGCCCACGCCGCCCGCGACATGCTCGCGCACCTCGGCCACCACATCGGCCGTCAGGCGCGAAAGCGAAGGCCCGCGCCCCTGCGGGATGATGCAGAAGGTGCAGGCATGGTCGCAGCCGTTCTGGACCGCGACAAAGGCCCGCGTATGGCCCACCGAGCGCGCCGCCACCGGGGCCAGATCGGGCACATTCCACGCCCGCGCGTCCAGCTTGGCCGCATTGGCGATCAGCCCGTCCACCTCCGGCATGGCGGCAATCGCCTCGCGCTCGATCTCGGCCGCGCAGCCCGTCACCAACAGGCGCGCATCGGGGCTTTTGCGCCGCGCGCGGCGGATCGCCTGCCGCGTCTGGCGCAGCGCCTCGGCCGTCACGGCGCAGGAATTGATGACCACCAGATCGGCTTCACCCGCCAGCATCGCCTGCATCCGCTCGCTTTCGGCCAGATTCATCCGGCAGCCCAAGGAGACGACTTCAACACTCATGCAGGGAAATCGGAGAGCTCGAAGCTGCCGCGAAAGGCTTCAGTGGCAGGGCCGGTCATGATGATGCGGCCATCGGCGTTCCACTCGATGATCAGGCGGCCACCGGGCAGCGTGACCTCGACCCGGCGGTCGACAAGGCCCCGGCGCATCGCGCCCACCGCCGTGGCGCAGGCCCCCGTGCCGCAGGCCAGCGTAATGCCCGAGCCGCGCTCCCACACGCGCAGGCGGATGGCGCCGCGCGAGGCGATGGTGGCGACATTGACGTTGATGCGCTCGGGAAACAGCGGATCATGCTCGATGATCGGACCGATGCGGGCCAGATCGACGGCATCGGTGTCGGGCGTGAAAAAGATCACATGCGGGTTGCCGACATTGACCGCCGTGGGGTCCCTCAGGTCTTCCCAGCCCACCGGCATGGTCAGAGTGTCCATCGCAAAGCCCAGCGGAATGGCATCCCAGTCAAAGCGCGGCACGCCCATATCGACGCTGATCCCGGCCTCGCTCGGCTCGGTGGTCAATATGCCGCCCTGCGTCTCGATTCGAGCGGGGCGGCCATGCAGCAGGCCCACGGCGCGACTGGCATTGCCGCAGGCGCCGCTTTCGCTGCCGTCGGCGTTGAAAAACCGCATGCGGAAATCGGCCACATCCGACCCGTCCAGCACGACCAGTTGATCGCAGCCGATGCCGGTGTGGCGGTTGGCCAGAGCGGCGGCCAGCGTGGTGGTGATTTCGGGCAGGGCTTCGCTGCGCCCATCAAGGACGACGAAATCATTGCCCAGCCCGTGCATCTTGACAAAACCTATGCGCATGGGCCGCGCTCTATGCCTGTTGGCGGCTCAGGTCCACCTTTTTAGGCGGTGCGGCGCCACTCTTGCGGCATGGCGGGATCGGTTGCCGGATCGGCGGCGGCCTCCGGGCGGCTGGTGGCCAGCGAAACGTCCTGCGCATGCGGGGCCAGCAGGTCGCGCCGGGCCAGAAATTCGCGCGTGGCCTGAGCGCCCTGGGGCTTGCCATAGAGATAGCCCTGGCCCTTGAAGCTGCCCAGGGATTGCAGGCTCTCGAGCAATTCGGCCGATTCGACACCCTCGGCCGTGATCGGCAGGCCCAGACCCTTGCCCAGCAGCGCGATGGTTTCCACGATCGTTCGGCTGTCGGAATCCTCCTGCATGGCCAGAACAAAGCTGCGGTCGATCTTGATGCGGTCAAAGGGCAGCTTGCGAAGCTGGGCAAAGGAGGAATAGCCGGTGCCGAAATCATCAAGGCTGATCGTGATGCCCTGATTGCGCAGCGAGGTGACGAGCGACTGCACCACGGCGATATTCTGGTGCAGGCTGGTCTCGGTGATTTCGACCTCCAGCCGCTGGGGCGGGAATTGCGCCTCGACCAGCAGCTTGAGCATCTTTTGCGCAAACCACGGATCGCGCAGTTGCAGCGGCGAGATGTTGACCGAGAGCGTGAGGCGCGGGTCCCATTCGCGCGCATCGCGCAATGCCTGACGGATCAGCGATTCGGACATATCGGCAATGACGCCGATTTCCTCGGCAATCGGGATGAACACATCCGGCCCGATCAGGCCAAAGGTGGGCGAATGCCAGCGCGCCAGCATTTCAAAGCCCAAGACCTCGCCGGTGGCCAGATCGACCTGCTGTTCATAATAGGGCACAAATTCGCCCGCCGGAATCGCCTCACGGATCGCCAGTTCCAGTTCGCAGCGATAGCGCAATTCGGTTTCCAGCGATTCCTCGAACCACAGCGGTGCAGGGCGCGTCTGCTTCTTGGCATGGAACAGCGCGACCTCGGCCAGATGGAGCAGGCCATTGGCATCGATCGGCCCATTGCCCAGCCGGTTCTGGCGGTCGCCGCTGGCCAGCCCCACGCTGGCGCTCAGCCGGTGATTTTCCAGCTTGCGGTCCATCGCGGCCAGCATGGCGTCGGCAATATGGTCCACGCGCTCCGGGTGGCCGGGCGCAAAGGGAATGACGCAGGCAAATTCATCGCCGCCCAGCCGCGCCAGCAGGGCTTCGGGCGGGAGCAATGCCTCGATCCGCCGCGCTGTGTCGGTCAGCAGCCGATCACCGCCCTGCGTGCCGATCTTGTCATTGATGACCTTGAAGTCATTGATGTCGAGCATCACCAGCGCGGCCGTCTCGCCCCGCTCGCGCAGGGCGGCCAGCAGTTGATTGGCGCGCGGGGCAAAGGAATGGCGATTGAGGCAGCCGGTCAGCGGATCGGTCTGCTCCATCTGGCGGGCCAGATCCTCGGCCTGACGGCGGGCCACGACCTCGCCATGCAGATCCTGATACCGGCGCCAGCCAAAGATGACGAGCGCGATGTTCAGCAATAGCGCGTTGGTCAAAAGCTGATCCGGGCCAAGTCCGATGCCGCTGGCCCGCGCCCAGACCTGTGAGAGCGCCTTGCCGCCGATGGCCGCGACCATGCATGTCGCCGCCACCGCAATGGCCAGCGCGAGCAGGTCATTGCGCGCGGACCGGGCAGGCCGAGCATCTGGTTGTGAACTGGCCCGCTGGATCTTGGCAATGACGGACATGGATATGGCTTGCCCCTGAAGCGCGAAATTGGACGAAAGTTAGGATCAGGTTGTGAAATTTGCGTTAATAATTGTCGCGGCGGGGCCGGGGCGGGTGGCGTCACGGCCGGGGCAAATATCTTGCGCGCAAAGAAAAAGGCGGCCCGAAGGCCGCCTTATCCTGTATCTCTCCGAAAGAGAGAAAATGGTCGGGGAAAGAGGATTCGAACCTCCGGCCCCTGCCTCCCGAAGACAGTGCTCTACCAGGCTGAGCTATTCCCCGACCGGAGCGGCTTTCCGAAGAGCGCCGCTGGGCAGGAGCGCGCCTATATAGGGGGGTATTCGGCTTGGCAAGCGGCAAGTGGCAAGTTTTTTCAAAAACCGATGCATTTTTTCAGAAAACCGCAGAAATCACGGCTTTTCAAACTTTTCCACAGGCCGCGATCATGCCGCCAGCCCCATGCGGCCCCCAGATTGGGCCTCCGAACCATCTCCGCTGAACCGCCCCACGGCGTTGATCAGCACATTGGTTTCGCCCGAGAGCGCCTGCAATGCGGCGTTGCTCTCCTCGACCATGGCGGCGTTCTGCTGGGTCGACTGGTCAAGGATGCGGAACGTGTCGCCCACGGCCGAAAGATCCTCGGCATTGCTGTAGGCGGCATCGGCAATCGCGCCGACGGCCTGCGCGATCTGGCCGATCTGGCCGATGATGCCCTGTAGCGCCTCGCCGGTCTGGAGCACCTGCGCCACGCCTTCGGAAACCTGATGGGTGGATGTGTCGATCAATTGCTTGATGCCATTGGCCGCATCCGCGCTGCGCTGGGCCAGAGCGCGCACTTCATTGGCGACCACGGCAAAGCCCTTGCCCGCATCGCCCGCACGCGCGGCCTCGACGCCGGCGTTCAAGGCCAGCAGATTGGTCTGGAAGGCGATCCCGTCGATCAGGGTGATGATCTGGCGGATCTCCTGCGCGGATTTCTCGACCAGTTCCATCGTCGCCATCGCCCGGCTGACGACATGCTGGCCGTCATTGGCGCTTTGCTGGGCCTGATCCAGCGCGGCATTGACCGAGGCGGCGCTCTGGGCGGTATCGCGCGCGGCCTCGACAAGGCGCTGCATGGTCGAGCCTGCCTGTTCGACGCGGGCGGCCTGCTGCTCGGTGCGCATGGCCAGATCGTTGCTGGCGGTGCGCATTTCGGCCGATCCTGCCTGAATGACGCTCGATGCGCGCGAGACCTGGCTGACCAGCGCGGCCAGATCGCCGACCGAACGGTTGAAGTCCTCGCGCAATTCCTCGAACTGCGGCGGGAAACGACGGTTGAGTCGGTGGCCCAGATTGCCGCGTGCCAGCGCCTGCATGGCCGCGCCGATTTCCTCGACCACTTCGCGCCGCTCGGCCTCGGCGCTTTCACGCTCACGCTCGGCGGCAAGGGTGACGCGTTCCTTTTCCTCCTGCGCGGCCTCCTGCTGGATCATCACCTGCGACAATTTATGCACAAGCGCGATCAGCACCCCGGTTTCCACCAGCAGGATCACCGCATGAAGCACCACGCGCAAGAGATCGCCCGTGGCGCCAAATACCAGTGATGGCGCGATATAGCTGAGCAGCAGATGGTGCAGCGCCGTCACCACCGTGGCCGCGACAATCGGGCGCCAGTCGACCAGCATGGGCAGCATCGCGATCAGCGCAAAGAAGGTCATGTGCAGATCGACCTGCCATGTGGCGCCGCTCCATTGATAAAGCAGCACCGCGCTGAACAGCGGCAGGGTGGCGCCCATGGCGATGCGTGCCACGCCATCATCCTTGCCCGCCATCACCAGCAGCGTCGGCACCGCCACCAGCGCCAGCGCCAGCAGCACCGGGGTAAAGCCCGACCCGGCGATCATGCTGCCCACCAGCACCAGAATGGTGACCAGCCAGCATACGCCGACAAGGGCCTTCATCCCCAGATGACGCAGATTGACGATTTCCTTCATGGTCTATCCTTGGTGATTTGCAGATTGTGCATTGGGAGAAGATTGACAAAGCGAGGAGGGCACCGCGAAAACCAGCGCTCCGGCCCCCAGCGCGGAAAAAGGCGTATATGGCCCGCGTCCGATCACGATCAGGCTGCCCCGCGCCACACCCCGGCCTGTCAGTGGCAGGCCCTGATGTCTGGCCCATTGGGCCGCCCCTGCACCATGCCCCGGCAGGGGCAGCACCAGCATCGCCAGCCCCGCGCGCGGCCACAGCGCGATCAGCGGCATCAGCACCATGGCCAGCGCCAATTGGGCGATGGCCAGTTGCCGGCAGGGAAGGGAGGCGGATTTCAACGCAGGCGATCCATTGGAGTGATATCGGCCTGTTTTACGACATAGACTTTGGCAAATCGCGCGGAACGGATTCGCAAATATCCTTAGGCGATGCGGGAGGCGATGCAGGGCGATTGCCGGTGGCTTTCGGCGCGGGGCGGCGTTAGATGAGGGGCATGCAGACCGACAGTTCAAGCTCTCGCCGCCATTGGGAATGGCAATATCTCGATCTGATGCGCCGGATCTGGGAAACGGGCGACGAGCGGCGCGACCGCACGGGCGTGGGCACGCGGTCGTTGTTCGGGGCGACGATTCGGTGTGATCTCTCCGATGGGCGTATGCCGCTGGTCACCACCAAGCGGGTGTTCTGGAAAACCGCCACGCGCGAATTCCTGTGGTTTCTGACCGGCGACACCAATATCCGGGCGCTCTGCGCGCAGGGGGTCGAGATCTGGACCGACTGGCCGCTGGCGCATTATCGGCGCGAGACGGGGGACCAGATCACGCGCGAGGATTTTTCCGCGCGGATCGTGGCGGATGCGGAATTTGCCGCGCGCTGGGGCGATCTGGGCCCGGTTTATGGCAAGCAATGGGTGAACTGGCCTACGTATGAGCCTGCGGGCGATGGATTGTATCGGCTGGGGCAGGGGATCAATCAGGTTGCGGATCTGGTCCATGCGCTGAAAACCAATCCGGGCAGCCGCCGCCATATCGTTGAAGGCTGGAATGTGGCCGAGGTGGACGCGATGGCGCTGCCGCCTTGCCACAAGACCTATCAGTTCCATGTGGCCAATGGGCGCCTGTCGGGCATCCTTTATCAGCGCAGCGCAGATCTGGCG harbors:
- the mtaB gene encoding tRNA (N(6)-L-threonylcarbamoyladenosine(37)-C(2))-methylthiotransferase MtaB; translated protein: MSVEVVSLGCRMNLAESERMQAMLAGEADLVVINSCAVTAEALRQTRQAIRRARRKSPDARLLVTGCAAEIEREAIAAMPEVDGLIANAAKLDARAWNVPDLAPVAARSVGHTRAFVAVQNGCDHACTFCIIPQGRGPSLSRLTADVVAEVREHVAGGVGEVVLTGVDLTSWGQDFGLRLGALVSAILREVPELARLRLSSVDGVEIDEELFDLLAGEARLMPHLHLSLQHGDDLILKRMKRRHSRADALDLVARLKALRPDMAIGADIIAGFPTEDEAAHQANLSIIAELAIVHGHIFPYSPRPGTPAARMPQVERHVVLARAAALREAVAVQRQAWQESLIGRPQTILVERDGTGHAENFASIRAPAGARRGAIITITPTYLLEGMLA
- the dapF gene encoding diaminopimelate epimerase encodes the protein MRIGFVKMHGLGNDFVVLDGRSEALPEITTTLAAALANRHTGIGCDQLVVLDGSDVADFRMRFFNADGSESGACGNASRAVGLLHGRPARIETQGGILTTEPSEAGISVDMGVPRFDWDAIPLGFAMDTLTMPVGWEDLRDPTAVNVGNPHVIFFTPDTDAVDLARIGPIIEHDPLFPERINVNVATIASRGAIRLRVWERGSGITLACGTGACATAVGAMRRGLVDRRVEVTLPGGRLIIEWNADGRIIMTGPATEAFRGSFELSDFPA
- a CDS encoding putative bifunctional diguanylate cyclase/phosphodiesterase; the protein is MSVIAKIQRASSQPDARPARSARNDLLALAIAVAATCMVAAIGGKALSQVWARASGIGLGPDQLLTNALLLNIALVIFGWRRYQDLHGEVVARRQAEDLARQMEQTDPLTGCLNRHSFAPRANQLLAALRERGETAALVMLDINDFKVINDKIGTQGGDRLLTDTARRIEALLPPEALLARLGGDEFACVIPFAPGHPERVDHIADAMLAAMDRKLENHRLSASVGLASGDRQNRLGNGPIDANGLLHLAEVALFHAKKQTRPAPLWFEESLETELRYRCELELAIREAIPAGEFVPYYEQQVDLATGEVLGFEMLARWHSPTFGLIGPDVFIPIAEEIGVIADMSESLIRQALRDAREWDPRLTLSVNISPLQLRDPWFAQKMLKLLVEAQFPPQRLEVEITETSLHQNIAVVQSLVTSLRNQGITISLDDFGTGYSSFAQLRKLPFDRIKIDRSFVLAMQEDSDSRTIVETIALLGKGLGLPITAEGVESAELLESLQSLGSFKGQGYLYGKPQGAQATREFLARRDLLAPHAQDVSLATSRPEAAADPATDPAMPQEWRRTA
- a CDS encoding methyl-accepting chemotaxis protein; amino-acid sequence: MKEIVNLRHLGMKALVGVCWLVTILVLVGSMIAGSGFTPVLLALALVAVPTLLVMAGKDDGVARIAMGATLPLFSAVLLYQWSGATWQVDLHMTFFALIAMLPMLVDWRPIVAATVVTALHHLLLSYIAPSLVFGATGDLLRVVLHAVILLVETGVLIALVHKLSQVMIQQEAAQEEKERVTLAAERERESAEAERREVVEEIGAAMQALARGNLGHRLNRRFPPQFEELREDFNRSVGDLAALVSQVSRASSVIQAGSAEMRTASNDLAMRTEQQAARVEQAGSTMQRLVEAARDTAQSAASVNAALDQAQQSANDGQHVVSRAMATMELVEKSAQEIRQIITLIDGIAFQTNLLALNAGVEAARAGDAGKGFAVVANEVRALAQRSADAANGIKQLIDTSTHQVSEGVAQVLQTGEALQGIIGQIGQIAQAVGAIADAAYSNAEDLSAVGDTFRILDQSTQQNAAMVEESNAALQALSGETNVLINAVGRFSGDGSEAQSGGRMGLAA
- the thyA gene encoding thymidylate synthase; the encoded protein is MRGMQTDSSSSRRHWEWQYLDLMRRIWETGDERRDRTGVGTRSLFGATIRCDLSDGRMPLVTTKRVFWKTATREFLWFLTGDTNIRALCAQGVEIWTDWPLAHYRRETGDQITREDFSARIVADAEFAARWGDLGPVYGKQWVNWPTYEPAGDGLYRLGQGINQVADLVHALKTNPGSRRHIVEGWNVAEVDAMALPPCHKTYQFHVANGRLSGILYQRSADLALGVPFNLWGAALFVRLLAAQTGLEPGELVWMGGDVHLYLNHGDLVEEQLKRVPSGEPRLAIAPRAQSIFDYRIEDFSVLDYAPQGKLGAPVAV